In Syngnathoides biaculeatus isolate LvHL_M chromosome 5, ASM1980259v1, whole genome shotgun sequence, the following are encoded in one genomic region:
- the hint3 gene encoding histidine triad nucleotide-binding protein 3 isoform X1, which yields MEGAKIATTQSVQDISKANVLAEGYDKKCIFCRIVNHELDTELLHRLSLCLMLHLLQDEELSCFRDIKPGAPHHYLVVPTKHVGNCKSLRKEHLPLVKRMVEIGKEILQKNDVTDLNDVRFGFHWPPFCSVTHLHLHVLAPASQMGFMSRLFYRLNSYWFITVEQLIELLNSKEETS from the exons ATGGAGGGAGCCAAAATCGCTACGACGCAATCCGTGCAGGATATTTCTAAAGCGAACGTTTTAGCTGAAggatatgacaaaaaatgtattttttgcagGATTGTTAATCATGAGTTGGACACGGAACTTCTCCACCGT CTCTCTCTCTGCCTGATGCTGCATCTACTACAGGATGAGGAGCTCTCCTGTTTCAGAGACATCAAGCCTGGAGCTCCGCACCATTACCTTGTTGTCCCGACTAAACATGTTGGAAATTGTAAATCACTCCGCAAGGAACACCTGCCTTTAG TAAAACGCATGGTGGAGATAGGAAAGGAAATCCTTCAGAAAAACGATGTGACTGATCTCAATGATGTCAG GTTTGGCTTCCACTGGCCCCCATTCTGTTCGGTCACACATCTTCACCTTCACGTTCTGGCACCTGCCAGCCAGATGGGTTTCATGTCTCGTTTGTTCTACAGGCTGAATTCTTACTGGTTCATCACG GTGGAGCAACTGATAGAGCTTCTCAACTCTAAGGAAGAAACCAGCTAA
- the hint3 gene encoding histidine triad nucleotide-binding protein 3 isoform X2, protein MEGAKIATTQSVQDISKANVLAEGYDKKCIFCRIVNHELDTELLHRDEELSCFRDIKPGAPHHYLVVPTKHVGNCKSLRKEHLPLVKRMVEIGKEILQKNDVTDLNDVRFGFHWPPFCSVTHLHLHVLAPASQMGFMSRLFYRLNSYWFITVEQLIELLNSKEETS, encoded by the exons ATGGAGGGAGCCAAAATCGCTACGACGCAATCCGTGCAGGATATTTCTAAAGCGAACGTTTTAGCTGAAggatatgacaaaaaatgtattttttgcagGATTGTTAATCATGAGTTGGACACGGAACTTCTCCACCGT GATGAGGAGCTCTCCTGTTTCAGAGACATCAAGCCTGGAGCTCCGCACCATTACCTTGTTGTCCCGACTAAACATGTTGGAAATTGTAAATCACTCCGCAAGGAACACCTGCCTTTAG TAAAACGCATGGTGGAGATAGGAAAGGAAATCCTTCAGAAAAACGATGTGACTGATCTCAATGATGTCAG GTTTGGCTTCCACTGGCCCCCATTCTGTTCGGTCACACATCTTCACCTTCACGTTCTGGCACCTGCCAGCCAGATGGGTTTCATGTCTCGTTTGTTCTACAGGCTGAATTCTTACTGGTTCATCACG GTGGAGCAACTGATAGAGCTTCTCAACTCTAAGGAAGAAACCAGCTAA
- the si:dkey-29b11.3 gene encoding actin-binding Rho-activating protein-like, giving the protein MGEGNCPLQFTDDKAVRIVSVKGLKDNWQKWSDNHQEHQKHNPFSHDTRPEAVGPQRGHSDYGRPLQGSMTAQRGEDAHTHISREVQELCKVIKDIGVQANKDEGGSDIAVQFGKLFEHYISISNKLVGILLRARKQKLVDFEGEMLWQGKDDHVVIKLL; this is encoded by the coding sequence ATGGGTGAAGGTAATTGTCCTCTTCAGTTCACAGATGACAAAGCAGTGCGCATCGTGTCCGTCAAAGGCCTGAAGGACAACTGGCAAAAGTGGTCTGACAATCACCAGGAACACCAGAAACATAACCCCTTCAGTCATGACACCAGGCCTGAGGCGGTGGGCCCTCAGAGGGGTCACAGTGACTATGGGAGGCCCCTGCAGGGGTCAATGACAGCACAACGTGGGGAGGatgctcacacacacatcagCAGAGAAGTTCAGGAGTTGTGTAAGGTCATAAAAGACATTGGGGTGCAGGCAAACAAAGATGAGGGTGGGAGTGATATTGCAGTACAATTTGGCAAGCTGTTTGAGCATTACATCTCTATCTCGAACAAATTAGTGGGGATTCTTCTAAGGGCCCGGAAACAGAAGCTGGTTGACTTTGAAGGGGAGATGCTGTGGCAAGGGAAGGATGATCATGTTGTGATTAAGTTATTGTGA
- the trmt11 gene encoding tRNA (guanine(10)-N2)-methyltransferase homolog isoform X1 — MAAPGRRACLQYLFHLAQDNLEFRLPEIKALLALRGKPFSPGLNFEEKCPFWCLDDLTEDDIAYIMARSVCAKSAFELWGHGPNHSELRTSLLNYPEQNMLPFLHEDSTYRINVYTFNNTLDFTERIKRIDAMDYLPFQGVVNLKNPQHIFCLLEDYGTDPNNIPQHPYYIYFGRWIADGQRELIRSHSVKKRHFIGNTSMDAGLSFIMANHAKVKKDDLVFDPFVGTGSLLVACSHFGAYVCGSDIDYNTIHGKGRSSRKDQKWRGPDENIRANLRQYGTEKTYVDVMVSDASKPVWRDAALFDAIITDPPYGIRESTRRTGSQKETTKPTDSVYAESHVAVSQSYHLSEIFADMLNFSAHRLVMGGRLVYWLPVYRPEYCKEMIPLHPCLNLISNCEQILSSHASRRLITMEKVKEPEELDGLAHLSDPRFSAYQGHNTFREKYFSGLNKRLSKESHSNGDSIIQTEPGSNNDLAGSKRKHIQTPAN; from the exons ATGGCAGCACCCGGTAGACGAGCATGCCTTCAATATTTATTCCATCTTGCTCAAGATAACTTGGAGTTCAGGTTACCG GAAATCAAGGCTCTTCTTGCTCTCAGAGGAAAACCTTTCAGTCCTGGTTTAAACTTTGAAGAAAAG TGTCCTTTCTGGTGTCTGGATGATTTGACAGAGGATGATATCGCCTACATCATGGCCCGGTCTGTTTGTGCAAA GTCTGCGTTTGAGCTATGGGGCCATGGACCAAACCACAGTGAGCTAAGAACATCCTTACTGAACTACCCAGAACAAAACATG TTGCCATTCTTGCACGAAGACTCAACATACAGAATCAATGTTTACACCTTCAATAACACCTTGGACTTCACAGAAAGAATCAAACGAATTGAT GCAATGGATTACCTGCCATTTCAGGGAGTTGTAAATCTAAAGAACCCTCAACACATCTTCTGCTTGCTGGAAGATTATGGGACCGATCCAAACAACATCCCTCAGCATCCATATTACATCTATTTTGGCCGATGG ATAGCGGATGGTCAGCGTGAACTGATTCGATCTCACAGTGTAAAGAAAAGACACTTTATTGGAAACACCAGTATGGATGCCGGCCTCTCCTTCATCATGGCCAACCATGCCAAGGTCAAAAAGGATGATCTTGTCTTTGACCCATTTGTCGGCACTG GAAGCCTGTTGGTTGCTTGTTCTCATTTTGGAGCATACGTGTGTGGATCAGATATTGATTACAACACTATTCATGGCAAAG GAAGGTCAAGCCGCAAAGATCAGAAATGGCGAGGACCAGATGAGAACATCCGTGCCAACCTACGACAGTACGGAACAGAAAAGACATACGTGGATGTGATGGTGTCTGATGCATCCAAGCCCGTTTGGAGGGATGCAGCTCTCTTTGATGCCATCATTACCGATC CTCCATATGGTATCCGTGAGTCCACAAGAAGAACAGGCTctcaaaaagaaacaacaaaacctACAGATAGCGT CTATGCCGAGTCACATGTGGCTGTATCCCAGTCCTACCACCTGAGTGAAATATTTGCTGATATGCTAAACTTCTCTGCACATCGCCTGGTCATGGGAGGGAGGCTGGTCTACTGGTTGCCTGTTTACAGGCCAGA ATACTGTAAAGAAATGATTCCCCTCCATCCATGTCTGAATCTCATTAGCAACTGTGAACAGATTCTATCAAGCCACGCGTCCCGCCGCCTGATCACCATGGAGAAGGTCAAAGAACCAGAG GAACTGGATGGTCTGGCTCATCTATCGGACCCTCGCTTCAGTGCCTACCAGGGGCACAACACCTTCAGAGAGAAGTACTTCAGTGGACTCAACAAGAGGCTGAGCAAAGAGAGCCATTCCAATGGGGACTCAATCATTCAAACAGAGCCAGGCTCAAATAATGACTTGGCAGGCTCCAAAAGAAAGCACATACAAACACCAGCCAATTAA
- the trmt11 gene encoding tRNA (guanine(10)-N2)-methyltransferase homolog isoform X2 has protein sequence MARSVCAKSAFELWGHGPNHSELRTSLLNYPEQNMLPFLHEDSTYRINVYTFNNTLDFTERIKRIDAMDYLPFQGVVNLKNPQHIFCLLEDYGTDPNNIPQHPYYIYFGRWIADGQRELIRSHSVKKRHFIGNTSMDAGLSFIMANHAKVKKDDLVFDPFVGTGSLLVACSHFGAYVCGSDIDYNTIHGKGRSSRKDQKWRGPDENIRANLRQYGTEKTYVDVMVSDASKPVWRDAALFDAIITDPPYGIRESTRRTGSQKETTKPTDSVYAESHVAVSQSYHLSEIFADMLNFSAHRLVMGGRLVYWLPVYRPEYCKEMIPLHPCLNLISNCEQILSSHASRRLITMEKVKEPEELDGLAHLSDPRFSAYQGHNTFREKYFSGLNKRLSKESHSNGDSIIQTEPGSNNDLAGSKRKHIQTPAN, from the exons ATGGCCCGGTCTGTTTGTGCAAA GTCTGCGTTTGAGCTATGGGGCCATGGACCAAACCACAGTGAGCTAAGAACATCCTTACTGAACTACCCAGAACAAAACATG TTGCCATTCTTGCACGAAGACTCAACATACAGAATCAATGTTTACACCTTCAATAACACCTTGGACTTCACAGAAAGAATCAAACGAATTGAT GCAATGGATTACCTGCCATTTCAGGGAGTTGTAAATCTAAAGAACCCTCAACACATCTTCTGCTTGCTGGAAGATTATGGGACCGATCCAAACAACATCCCTCAGCATCCATATTACATCTATTTTGGCCGATGG ATAGCGGATGGTCAGCGTGAACTGATTCGATCTCACAGTGTAAAGAAAAGACACTTTATTGGAAACACCAGTATGGATGCCGGCCTCTCCTTCATCATGGCCAACCATGCCAAGGTCAAAAAGGATGATCTTGTCTTTGACCCATTTGTCGGCACTG GAAGCCTGTTGGTTGCTTGTTCTCATTTTGGAGCATACGTGTGTGGATCAGATATTGATTACAACACTATTCATGGCAAAG GAAGGTCAAGCCGCAAAGATCAGAAATGGCGAGGACCAGATGAGAACATCCGTGCCAACCTACGACAGTACGGAACAGAAAAGACATACGTGGATGTGATGGTGTCTGATGCATCCAAGCCCGTTTGGAGGGATGCAGCTCTCTTTGATGCCATCATTACCGATC CTCCATATGGTATCCGTGAGTCCACAAGAAGAACAGGCTctcaaaaagaaacaacaaaacctACAGATAGCGT CTATGCCGAGTCACATGTGGCTGTATCCCAGTCCTACCACCTGAGTGAAATATTTGCTGATATGCTAAACTTCTCTGCACATCGCCTGGTCATGGGAGGGAGGCTGGTCTACTGGTTGCCTGTTTACAGGCCAGA ATACTGTAAAGAAATGATTCCCCTCCATCCATGTCTGAATCTCATTAGCAACTGTGAACAGATTCTATCAAGCCACGCGTCCCGCCGCCTGATCACCATGGAGAAGGTCAAAGAACCAGAG GAACTGGATGGTCTGGCTCATCTATCGGACCCTCGCTTCAGTGCCTACCAGGGGCACAACACCTTCAGAGAGAAGTACTTCAGTGGACTCAACAAGAGGCTGAGCAAAGAGAGCCATTCCAATGGGGACTCAATCATTCAAACAGAGCCAGGCTCAAATAATGACTTGGCAGGCTCCAAAAGAAAGCACATACAAACACCAGCCAATTAA